TATCTTTAAATAAAAATGTAAAGTATGCAAAACATTCCTAGTGTAGACTTACGTGATTTCCTTTCGGACGACCCGAAACGTAAACAAAAATTTGTAAATGAAATCGGCAGTGCATTTGAAAACATTGGCTTCGTAGCCCTAAAAGGTCACTTTTTAGACGACCAGTTGGTAGACGAGCTTTATAGCGAAATTAGAGAATTTTTCGCTTTGCCAGTGGAAACTAAGCATAATTATGAAATTCCCGGTATTGGCGGACAACGAGGTTATGTATCTTTTGGAAAAGAACATGCTAAAGGACGTAAAGAAGGTGATTTGAAAGAATTTTGGCATTTTGGACAATATGTTGATGCTTCTTCAAAATATGCTTCGGAATATCCGGAGAATGTTGAAGTAAAAGAATTACCTCGTTTTAATGTTGTAGGTAAAGAAGCGTATCAAATGCTTGAAAAAACAGGTGTTTATGTATTAAGAGCTTTGGCTTTGCACTTAGGTTTAGATGAATTTTATTTTGACCAGTATGCAAAAGAAGGAAACTCTATTTTGAGACCAATTCATTATCCACCAATTACTTCTGAGCCAGAAAACGCAATTCGCGCAGCTGCTCACGGTGATATTAACCTGATTACCTTATTAATGGGTGCGCAGGGAAAAGGATTACAGGTTCAAAATCATGATGGCGAATGGATTGATGCAATCGCTGCAGACGATGAATTAGTAATTAATGTTGGAGATATGTTGTCAAGACATACTAATAACAAACTAAAATCTACGATTCACCAGGTTGTAAATCCGCCTAGAGAATTATGGGGAACTTCTCGTTATTCAGTTCCGTTTTTTATGCATCCGGTAAGCGATATGCGTCTGGATTGTCTTGAAAACTGTATCGATGCTGAGAATCCTAAGAAATTCGAAGATATTACAGCGGGAGATTATTTATATGAACGTTTAGTAGATTTAGGGTTAATTAAAAAATAAACTTTTAAAGCTTCAATTTTTTAAATTCCAAATTCCAATGCTAACTTTGGAATTTGGAATTTAATTTTTACAAACTATATTTATTGAAATTTATTTTCAGAATAAAAATTATATGGACTTACAAGATCAATTAAAAAACTTATTTCCGGATCATGTTGAATCAAATGAGCCTGAGGAAATTCAGGAGCAAGCTCATGTGCTTTATATTCAAAAAGAGCCTATGATTTGCAAATTTGAAAAACGAAAAGGAAAAGCCACCACGATTATCGAAGGTTACGAAGGATCTGATGAAGATTTTAAAGTTCTCGCCAAAGAAATTAAAACCAAATTAAGCGTGGGCGGAACTTTTAAAGATAGTTCGATCATTATTCAAGGCGATTATCGCGATAAAATAATGGAAATCCTAAAAGCAAAAGGATTTAAAACGAAACGTGTTGGAGGATAGAAAAAGTTTAGAATTGTTTCAGGTTTCAGGTTTCAAGTTTCAAGTTTGTTGTTGAGACTTAAAATGATTTTAAAAATTTAACCGCAAAGTTCGCTAAGAATTATAATTTGATACCGAAACGTTGGGTGTTAAAAACACAAAGATCGCAAAGCTTTGTCTTGAAAAATTAGATTTCCAGTTATTGAAAAATTAGAAAAAAAATAAAAATCAGTGGCAATCTGTTAAATCCGTTAAATCTGTGGGCATAAAAAAAAGACGCACTGCTGTGCGCCTCTACAGAAAACCTTTGTGCCTTTGTAACTTTGCCACTTTGAACCTTAAAAAAAAATAAATCAGTGACAATCAGTTCGATCTGTTAAATCTGTCGGCATAATAACACACAAAGTTATACGTCTCCAAAGAAAACCTCAGAACCTCAAAACCTTTGCCACTTTGAACCTCAAAAAAAATGATACAAAACTCAGAATTAATACTAAATCCAGACGGAAGCGTTTACCACTTAAACCTTCGTCCTGAACATATTGCTCACGATATAATTTTTGTTGGAGATCAAAACAGAGTAGAGAAAATCACTCAGTTTTTTGATTCTATCGAATATTCAACTCAAAAAAGAGAGTTTAAAACGCAAACCGGAATCTATAAAGGAAAAAGAATATCTGTAATGTCAACAGGAATTGGTCCTGACAATATTGATATTGTTGTGAATGAATTAGACGCTTTGGTAAACATAGATTTAGAAACTCGTTTACCTAAAGAAAATCTGACTTCGCTAAATATTATCAGAATCGGAACTTCGGGTTCTTTGCAGACAGATATTCCTGTGGATAGTTTTGTAATGTCTAAATTTGGATTAGGATTAGACAATATGCTTCGCTCCTATTTGATCGACGAAGTTTCGAATGCCGCTATCGAAGATGCTTTTATTGCACACACAAATTGGGATATTAGAAAAGGAAGACCTTATGCAATTGCGTGTTCTGAAAAATTGGAAAAGATCATTGAATCTGATAAGATTTTCAAAGGAATCACTGCAACTGCCGGAGGATTTTACGGACCACAAGGACGTGTTTTACGCTTGAATATTCAAGATGAAGAATTAAACAATAAAATGGATAATTTTAATTTTGATAACCAAAGAATCACTAATTTAGAAATGGAAACGGCTGCGATCTATGGGCTTTCGGCGCTTTTGGGACATAATGCTTTGTCTTTGAATGCTATTATTGCAAATCGCGCATCTGGAACTTTTAGTGAGGATCCTTATAAAGCTGTTGATGAATTGATTACTTATACATTGAACAAACTGGCGAGTAATTAATGTTTAGTTTTTTTATCGATCATTTGATTTATAAACCGCTAAGAAAATTTACTTTAGGTATGGGAGGTTTGTTTAGATGGAGTTTTTTTCAGTTTCTAAATGTATCAATCGAAGAAAAATATCCTAAAAGTTTAGATTATTATTGGGATAATGATGATGAAAGTATTGATAAAAATGGATTTACAACTGCTCAGAAAAATTTATTTGCTGGATTTATGCTTTTTATTTGTTTTATAATTTTGATTGAAAAAATAGAAGGCTGATCTGAAATCAAAAAAAATAACTATTCATGCAAGAAGCTATTCTTAAATTTGAAAGATTATTGTTGGAGAATGTTTCTTATTTTCCAACAATAAATCAAAATACTTTAGAAGAAAGAAAACCTGGAAAATGGTCTAAAAAAGAGGTTTTAGGGCATTTGGTTGATTCTGCAATTCATAATCTGGTTCGTTTTACAGAAATAAATTATGTAGAAAAACCTTATCGACACAGGCCATATAGTCAAATAGATTTGGTAAATTTAAACCAATATCAAACAATGGATATTGACGAGTTGACGCAGTTGTGGTTTGTGCTTAATAAACAGATTGTCAGACTTATGAAATCTGTTGATGAGAAAGCTTTAGATTATGAAATTGTGCTAAGTGACGGTTCTGTAATTGATTTAAAGTTTCTGATGACAGATTATGTGGAACATTTAGAACATCATATAAACCAGATAAAAGCTTAAGATTATGTTTTTGAGAGTTGCCCGACATACTGATGATTTAGAAAGAATTGTAAACTTTTATGTTGATATTCTTGGTTTTGAACTATTAGGAGACTTTCAGAATCATAATAATTATGACGGTATTTTTGTTGGGAAATCCGGTTTAGACTGGCATTTTGAATTTACAAAATCACACGAAAAAGCGAATCATACTTTTGATCAGGACGACGTTATTGTGCTTTATCCAAAATCAATTATAGATTATGATGTATTGGTTAGTAATCTGTTACATGCGAATATTTCAATAGTAACTGCAAGTAATCCTTTCTGGAATGAAAACGGAAAAATGTTTCTCGATCCAGATGGTTATCGCATTGTTATATCACCGTTGAAAGCAATAATAAATGAAATTAACTAATTAGATAATTAGTCAATTTGAGAATTAGATAATGATTCTAATTCTTAAGCTTAAAAAAATATTACAAAAAATATAATGGCAGAAACACACAAAAAAATCTTATTTAAATATTACAGTACTTATCTGGAAGAAATAGTTTCAGAAACCATGTGGGCTGAAATTATAGATTTGGAAAAAGGATATTTTAAATTGGATAATATTCCGTTTTTTGGACCTTTGATTGCAACGGATGATATTTTTCGTGCAGAATATGACGAGACCGAAAAATGCTTTATTCACAGAGAAACACTTGAAAGCTCAGGAAATTCAATTGTTCAGATTTTAATTTTAGAAGGAGGTTTTGACAAAGAAATAATTAGAGAAAAATTAAAATCAATTAATTGCATATCAGAAAGCCTGAACGATACATTTCTTGCAGCCGAAATCGTAAAAGAAGTAGATTATTCGATCGTAAAAAATATTTTGGATGAGTATGAATCAAATTCAGTTATAGAATTTGCAGAACCTTGTCTTTCTGAAAAACACCGTGCCGATTTATTAAAAAACTAAACCCAAATAAAACACAAACAAACTTATAATACGCATACCAAACTTAACTTAAACTTAAACTATAATGAAAACTGTAAAAATTGTAGGTGTTCCCGAACACTTCAATTTGCCATGGCATCTATGCATTGAAAATGGCGAATTTGAAGCTGAAAACATTGATTTGCAATGGAAAAATATTCCGGAAGGTACTGGTAAAATGTGTCAGATGCTGCGTGACGGAGAAGCTGATATAGCAGTTATTCTAACGGAAGGAATTGTAAAAGATATTGTTGCCGGAAATCCAAGTAAAATTGTTCAGATTTATGTGCAATCGCCTTTAATTTGGGGCATTCACGTTGCCGAAAAATCAGATTTTCATACCGTAAGTGATCTTAAAGACAAGAAAGTTGCAATTTCAAGAATAGGTTCAGGATCTCAGTTAATGGCGTATGTAAATGCACATGAACAAGGTTGGGAAACTGATAATTTGCAGTTTGAAATCATCAATACTATCGATGGCGCGGTTGAAGCGCTAACAAACGGAACTGCTGATTATTTTATGTGGGAACGTTTCATGACAAAACCTCTTGTTGATAAAGGTGTTTTTAGACGCGTTGGCGATTGCCCTACTCCATGGCCGTCATTTGTGATTACCGTTCGCGACGAATTCTTGAAAAAGAATCCAAAAACTGTCGAGAAAATTCTTGAAATTATAAATAATACAACCCACGATTTTACTCAGATTCCTGATATTGATAAAACTTTATCGGAGCTTTTTAATCAAAAATTAGAGGATATTCAGGAATGGTTAAAGCTTACACAATGGTCTCAGAAACATTTAAGCGAAAAAGCATTTATTAAAATCCAAAATCAATTATTTGACCTAGGTATTATTGATAAAAAAAGTACTTTTGTTGAAACGGTAAAAGCACTGTAAAAAAACTGCTTTTGATTCTTATGATAAAATTCCCTAAAATTGACTTTCCGCAATTAAAATCCAAGTTACAGGTGAAATCACCTTGGGATAGGGTTATTATTATGATATTGAGTCTTTTGATCACAATCCCAATTTTTATCATTTTGCACCAGAATTTAATTGATTTAAATTGGGCTTTTAACTTAGATCGTGTATTCATATTTATATTTGTTTTTGCTGCAGTTTTCTTTCTTTTAATGCTGTTGCGAACGATTATAATATTGTGTATCGCGGTTTATTTATTGATTTTAGTTTACGGAACCGTTATCG
This genomic window from Flavobacterium sp. 9 contains:
- a CDS encoding isopenicillin N synthase family oxygenase, with amino-acid sequence MQNIPSVDLRDFLSDDPKRKQKFVNEIGSAFENIGFVALKGHFLDDQLVDELYSEIREFFALPVETKHNYEIPGIGGQRGYVSFGKEHAKGRKEGDLKEFWHFGQYVDASSKYASEYPENVEVKELPRFNVVGKEAYQMLEKTGVYVLRALALHLGLDEFYFDQYAKEGNSILRPIHYPPITSEPENAIRAAAHGDINLITLLMGAQGKGLQVQNHDGEWIDAIAADDELVINVGDMLSRHTNNKLKSTIHQVVNPPRELWGTSRYSVPFFMHPVSDMRLDCLENCIDAENPKKFEDITAGDYLYERLVDLGLIKK
- a CDS encoding translation initiation factor; this encodes MDLQDQLKNLFPDHVESNEPEEIQEQAHVLYIQKEPMICKFEKRKGKATTIIEGYEGSDEDFKVLAKEIKTKLSVGGTFKDSSIIIQGDYRDKIMEILKAKGFKTKRVGG
- a CDS encoding DinB family protein codes for the protein MQEAILKFERLLLENVSYFPTINQNTLEERKPGKWSKKEVLGHLVDSAIHNLVRFTEINYVEKPYRHRPYSQIDLVNLNQYQTMDIDELTQLWFVLNKQIVRLMKSVDEKALDYEIVLSDGSVIDLKFLMTDYVEHLEHHINQIKA
- a CDS encoding VOC family protein: MFLRVARHTDDLERIVNFYVDILGFELLGDFQNHNNYDGIFVGKSGLDWHFEFTKSHEKANHTFDQDDVIVLYPKSIIDYDVLVSNLLHANISIVTASNPFWNENGKMFLDPDGYRIVISPLKAIINEIN
- a CDS encoding substrate-binding domain-containing protein; the encoded protein is MKTVKIVGVPEHFNLPWHLCIENGEFEAENIDLQWKNIPEGTGKMCQMLRDGEADIAVILTEGIVKDIVAGNPSKIVQIYVQSPLIWGIHVAEKSDFHTVSDLKDKKVAISRIGSGSQLMAYVNAHEQGWETDNLQFEIINTIDGAVEALTNGTADYFMWERFMTKPLVDKGVFRRVGDCPTPWPSFVITVRDEFLKKNPKTVEKILEIINNTTHDFTQIPDIDKTLSELFNQKLEDIQEWLKLTQWSQKHLSEKAFIKIQNQLFDLGIIDKKSTFVETVKAL
- a CDS encoding DUF4265 domain-containing protein, translated to MAETHKKILFKYYSTYLEEIVSETMWAEIIDLEKGYFKLDNIPFFGPLIATDDIFRAEYDETEKCFIHRETLESSGNSIVQILILEGGFDKEIIREKLKSINCISESLNDTFLAAEIVKEVDYSIVKNILDEYESNSVIEFAEPCLSEKHRADLLKN
- a CDS encoding nucleoside phosphorylase, producing the protein MIQNSELILNPDGSVYHLNLRPEHIAHDIIFVGDQNRVEKITQFFDSIEYSTQKREFKTQTGIYKGKRISVMSTGIGPDNIDIVVNELDALVNIDLETRLPKENLTSLNIIRIGTSGSLQTDIPVDSFVMSKFGLGLDNMLRSYLIDEVSNAAIEDAFIAHTNWDIRKGRPYAIACSEKLEKIIESDKIFKGITATAGGFYGPQGRVLRLNIQDEELNNKMDNFNFDNQRITNLEMETAAIYGLSALLGHNALSLNAIIANRASGTFSEDPYKAVDELITYTLNKLASN